The proteins below are encoded in one region of Streptomyces sp. Tu 3180:
- a CDS encoding IS701 family transposase: MRPDVWSAELEEALVRIGHRFGRADLRRQMRAYVHGLLGPVGRKNSWQLAEYAGHRTPAGLQNLLNRARWSADEVRDDLQEYIAEKLGDPDGVLVLDDTGFLKKGTVSAGVQRQYSGTAGRTENCQIGVFAAYATRQGRALVDRELYLPKSWTSHRDRCEAAKIPDDRDFATKGDLAKAMIQRALASPLPIARVTADSACGQEWRLRRMLEEAGVGYVLAVPKSQPVPAPGRIDLLITQAPDEAWERHSCGAGAKGPRVYDWAAAKLPAIPDFDGDHPTHERWVLARRSLARPKEIAYYLAYAPVETEVPELARIAGSRWAIEECFQAAKNECGLDQYEVRRYPGWYRHITLAMLAHAVLSATSATATAARGAAETVPVNLRPSPWQKSGGSWQFTVPHRHTGGKADHALSWSWWRRRHQATAQRCHYRRRRGGGYELPTPDATAAE; the protein is encoded by the coding sequence GTGCGGCCCGACGTCTGGTCGGCGGAACTGGAAGAGGCACTTGTACGGATCGGTCACCGGTTCGGGCGGGCGGACCTGCGGCGACAGATGCGGGCCTACGTCCATGGCCTGCTCGGTCCGGTGGGCCGCAAGAACAGCTGGCAGCTGGCCGAGTACGCAGGCCACCGCACGCCTGCGGGCCTGCAGAACCTGCTGAACCGTGCGCGCTGGAGTGCCGACGAGGTGCGTGACGACCTGCAGGAGTACATCGCCGAGAAGCTCGGAGACCCAGACGGTGTGCTGGTCCTCGACGACACCGGCTTCCTGAAGAAAGGCACGGTCTCGGCCGGGGTCCAGCGGCAGTACTCCGGCACCGCCGGCCGCACCGAAAACTGCCAGATCGGGGTCTTCGCCGCCTACGCCACCCGGCAAGGACGGGCACTGGTGGACCGGGAGTTGTATCTGCCGAAGTCCTGGACGTCCCACCGGGACCGCTGCGAGGCGGCGAAGATACCCGACGACCGCGACTTCGCGACCAAGGGCGACCTGGCCAAAGCCATGATCCAGCGGGCCCTGGCCTCGCCCTTGCCCATCGCCCGGGTGACCGCGGACTCGGCCTGTGGCCAGGAATGGCGGCTGCGGCGGATGCTCGAGGAAGCCGGCGTCGGCTACGTCCTGGCCGTCCCCAAGTCCCAGCCCGTCCCCGCGCCGGGCCGGATCGACCTCCTCATCACCCAGGCGCCGGACGAGGCCTGGGAACGCCACTCCTGCGGTGCCGGAGCGAAGGGGCCGCGCGTCTACGACTGGGCCGCGGCGAAACTGCCGGCCATCCCTGACTTCGACGGCGACCACCCTACGCACGAACGGTGGGTGCTGGCCCGCCGCAGCCTCGCCCGCCCGAAAGAGATCGCCTACTACCTCGCCTACGCGCCCGTCGAAACTGAGGTTCCCGAGCTGGCCCGGATCGCCGGCAGCCGGTGGGCGATCGAGGAGTGCTTCCAGGCCGCGAAGAACGAATGCGGCCTGGACCAGTACGAGGTCCGACGCTATCCGGGGTGGTACCGGCACATCACCCTCGCCATGCTGGCCCACGCGGTCCTCTCGGCCACGTCCGCCACCGCGACAGCAGCAAGGGGGGCTGCAGAAACGGTTCCAGTGAACTTGCGCCCCTCACCGTGGCAGAAGTCCGGCGGCTCCTGGCAGTTCACCGTCCCCCACCGACACACCGGCGGAAAGGCCGATCACGCGTTGAGCTGGTCCTGGTGGCGACGCCGCCACCAGGCAACCGCACAACGCTGCCACTACCGTCGCCGCCGCGGTGGAGGTTACGAACTTCCGACGCCTGACGCCACGGCAGCCGAATAG
- a CDS encoding IS110 family transposase yields MSEEIADADRDLRVLIARTAPGLLALTGVGPETAGQLLVTAGDNPDRLASEASFAHLCAAAPVPASSGRTDRHRLNRGGDRQANRALHTIVLVRMRHDPRTRDYVTRRTLEGLKTKDIFRCLKRFVAREVYHHLTSAFSGTPGPSPTV; encoded by the coding sequence TTGAGCGAGGAGATAGCGGACGCGGACCGCGACCTGCGCGTCCTGATCGCCCGCACCGCACCGGGCCTGCTCGCGCTGACGGGCGTCGGGCCCGAGACCGCCGGGCAGCTGCTGGTCACCGCCGGGGACAACCCCGACAGGCTCGCATCCGAGGCCTCCTTCGCCCACCTGTGCGCCGCCGCGCCAGTGCCAGCCTCTTCCGGGCGTACCGACCGCCACCGGCTCAACCGTGGCGGAGACCGCCAGGCCAACCGCGCGTTGCACACAATCGTCCTGGTCCGCATGCGCCACGACCCTCGCACCCGTGACTACGTCACCCGGCGCACCCTCGAAGGACTCAAGACGAAGGACATCTTCAGGTGCCTCAAGCGCTTCGTCGCGCGCGAGGTCTACCACCACCTGACCAGCGCATTCAGCGGCACACCCGGGCCGTCTCCTACAGTTTGA
- a CDS encoding helicase C-terminal domain-containing protein encodes MRGGRDFVKNGDTWALTKVLPDGGIGARHTRHRGRIRLPAAYVAAHCELGYASTIHRAQGMTVDTSHALASARSTREGVYVQLTRGARTNRLYVALDPSDRLDDVLTSIAARRRAQLSATETLTALQRESSAPGRLSAQYADAAERATTARLTGLLEHTLGAERAAWLLAADACPALTRAPADAERAGFDLPRLLARTVPERGLGDADDPAAVLTWRLRRHLGDATAARQEHVRRPLAALSRTQLHTLQRIAAAHRATAREALKAADAALTHLPAPVTTRDGRTHPARDQRPLGDLSRTDLAAQLASARTRLRHTHTIGAPLPDTVRHLLAALARESQLRRALAWRDAAREDLQRERALDHAAHHAAGGPASSTAVRRLLEHKRATGARRRQFARAALARANAVTDKIDAELRRRDRLPDHPPHRPDHQREIPPYSDHQPDQIADHHRAC; translated from the coding sequence GTGCGCGGCGGCCGAGACTTCGTGAAGAACGGCGACACCTGGGCCCTCACCAAGGTCCTGCCCGACGGCGGCATCGGGGCCCGCCACACCCGCCACCGCGGCCGCATCCGCCTGCCCGCCGCCTACGTGGCCGCCCACTGCGAACTCGGCTACGCCTCCACCATCCACCGCGCCCAGGGCATGACCGTCGACACCTCCCACGCCCTGGCCTCCGCCCGCTCCACCCGCGAAGGCGTCTACGTCCAGCTCACCCGCGGCGCCCGCACCAACCGCCTCTACGTCGCCCTCGACCCCTCCGACCGCCTCGACGACGTCCTCACCTCCATCGCCGCCAGGCGCCGCGCCCAGCTGTCGGCGACCGAGACCCTCACCGCCCTGCAGCGCGAGAGCAGCGCGCCGGGCCGGCTGTCCGCCCAGTACGCGGACGCCGCCGAGCGCGCCACCACCGCCCGGCTGACCGGCCTGCTCGAGCACACCCTCGGCGCCGAACGCGCGGCGTGGCTCCTGGCCGCCGACGCCTGCCCCGCCCTCACCCGCGCCCCGGCCGACGCCGAACGCGCCGGATTCGACCTGCCCCGCCTGCTGGCCCGTACCGTGCCCGAGCGCGGCCTCGGCGACGCCGACGATCCCGCCGCGGTGCTGACCTGGCGGCTGCGCCGCCACCTCGGCGACGCCACCGCCGCCCGGCAGGAACACGTCCGGCGCCCGCTGGCCGCCCTGTCCCGCACCCAGCTGCACACCCTGCAACGGATCGCCGCCGCCCACCGCGCCACCGCCCGCGAAGCCCTCAAGGCCGCCGACGCCGCCCTCACCCACCTGCCCGCCCCCGTCACCACCCGCGACGGCCGCACCCACCCCGCCCGGGACCAGCGCCCCCTCGGCGACCTCTCCCGCACCGACCTCGCCGCCCAGCTCGCCTCGGCCCGCACCCGGCTCCGCCACACCCACACCATCGGAGCGCCGCTGCCGGACACCGTCCGGCACCTGCTCGCCGCCCTGGCCCGCGAATCCCAGCTGCGCCGCGCCCTCGCCTGGCGGGACGCCGCCCGCGAGGACCTCCAACGCGAACGCGCCCTCGACCACGCCGCCCACCACGCCGCCGGAGGGCCCGCTTCATCGACGGCCGTGCGCCGCCTGCTCGAGCACAAGCGCGCCACCGGCGCCCGGCGCCGGCAGTTCGCGCGCGCCGCGCTGGCCCGCGCCAACGCCGTCACCGACAAGATCGACGCCGAACTGCGCCGGCGCGACCGCCTGCCCGACCACCCGCCGCACCGCCCCGACCACCAACGGGAGATCCCCCCGTACTCAGACCATCAACCAGATCAAATCGCTGATCATCACCGCGCCTGCTGA
- a CDS encoding integrase, with translation MIEHAGRRIRVLGAAHPTTSWVTQVAKGLVMDLEDAGCRAGFLIRDRDGTFPTLFDTVLNDAGTEAVLGGVRMPRMHSILERWMPICRREPLDRTLICNQRHLLHALRAFEDFHHFHWTHQGIADARPLRPLPMPISDPEQITRPDIRRRQRLGGILHEYRHAA, from the coding sequence GTGATCGAGCACGCCGGCCGCCGGATCCGGGTCCTCGGCGCCGCGCACCCCACCACGTCCTGGGTGACGCAAGTCGCGAAGGGCCTGGTCATGGACCTTGAGGACGCCGGCTGCCGGGCCGGGTTCCTGATCCGGGACCGGGACGGGACGTTTCCCACCCTGTTCGACACCGTCCTCAATGACGCAGGGACCGAGGCAGTACTCGGCGGAGTACGGATGCCGCGCATGCACTCGATCCTGGAACGGTGGATGCCGATTTGCCGGCGCGAGCCGCTGGACCGCACCCTGATCTGCAACCAGCGACACCTGCTCCACGCGCTACGCGCGTTCGAAGACTTCCACCACTTCCACTGGACCCATCAGGGCATCGCCGACGCCCGCCCGTTACGCCCCCTGCCGATGCCGATCAGCGATCCGGAGCAGATCACCCGCCCCGACATACGACGACGCCAACGACTTGGCGGCATCCTCCACGAGTACCGACACGCCGCCTGA
- a CDS encoding replication-relaxation family protein, producing the protein MPLLFIEVDNCTEEAVLIAAKFDEYARFFQRMGKEMTSRCVV; encoded by the coding sequence GTGCCGCTGCTGTTCATCGAGGTCGACAACTGCACCGAGGAAGCCGTCCTCATCGCCGCGAAGTTCGACGAGTACGCCCGGTTCTTCCAACGCATGGGGAAGGAGATGACGTCCCGCTGTGTGGTGTAG
- a CDS encoding NucA/NucB deoxyribonuclease domain-containing protein — protein sequence MNTLIAAVVAGAFVLPAQLATAQPAAVPAPAGAEEPAAGPDLTIRMKVGISQQELADLRAQGRKAREQGHKSLPVPAPTTQPDRAAPAKPVKKAAEPLTVLEADRTSKQVVADNARQAAQSPRAAADPIPTPEYDRGWVPIGEMPHEDRLNACFDGDAADKGIGRIYNRFTYCARWNLQVEYWEIDSKGVPVEKEGTTSAVWRVFGQGDAKDRRVRIFSQIEKDSVDYDWGPIDNIFVAPGVPLSLMGQCSQDSDVCGAGPGSYTMPWATWDNNPIWANWDIYNREQNTEGRDKISYNQWYVEAFTDNEEYTTLNKAETPPRLVRCDSATYFNKGKAKYPKACIFSEVTPHLTYTRGTTHHAVAEHLYIAFNQPRSTYPLLAPPGQPWPRDKKIPGKYDPANPDAPGLHRITKKLHPDETKANKDHKDGACFKTGPERDLYRDTGLPNGTNPGEQCDEYPFASTLEGAGNASWDFSVKSVPAKDNRVAGGMLRDYYVDDRMLAWDKGLDRPSETNDRFYMKID from the coding sequence TTGAACACACTGATCGCGGCTGTGGTGGCGGGGGCGTTCGTGCTTCCGGCCCAGCTGGCCACCGCCCAGCCCGCTGCCGTGCCGGCGCCTGCTGGAGCCGAGGAACCGGCCGCCGGCCCTGACCTGACGATCAGAATGAAGGTCGGCATCTCCCAGCAGGAGCTGGCCGATCTGCGCGCGCAGGGCCGTAAAGCCCGCGAACAGGGCCACAAGAGCCTCCCGGTTCCCGCGCCCACAACCCAGCCCGACAGAGCAGCACCGGCCAAGCCCGTCAAGAAGGCGGCCGAGCCGCTGACGGTCCTGGAAGCGGACCGCACATCCAAGCAGGTGGTTGCCGACAACGCTCGGCAGGCAGCCCAGAGCCCTCGGGCAGCCGCTGACCCGATCCCAACTCCCGAGTACGACCGCGGGTGGGTACCGATCGGGGAGATGCCTCATGAGGACCGCCTGAACGCGTGCTTCGACGGCGACGCCGCTGACAAGGGCATCGGCCGGATCTACAACCGCTTCACCTACTGCGCCCGGTGGAACCTGCAGGTCGAGTACTGGGAGATCGACAGCAAGGGCGTCCCTGTCGAGAAGGAAGGCACCACCAGCGCGGTGTGGAGGGTCTTCGGCCAGGGCGACGCCAAGGACCGCCGAGTGAGGATCTTCTCGCAGATCGAGAAGGACTCGGTGGACTACGACTGGGGCCCCATCGACAACATCTTCGTCGCTCCCGGCGTGCCGCTGAGCCTGATGGGCCAGTGCTCACAGGACTCGGACGTCTGCGGGGCAGGCCCCGGCTCGTACACGATGCCCTGGGCGACGTGGGACAACAACCCGATCTGGGCCAACTGGGACATCTACAACCGCGAGCAGAACACCGAAGGCCGCGACAAGATCTCCTACAACCAGTGGTACGTCGAGGCATTCACCGACAACGAGGAATACACCACGCTGAACAAGGCGGAAACCCCGCCGCGGCTGGTGCGCTGCGACTCGGCAACCTACTTCAACAAGGGCAAGGCCAAGTACCCCAAGGCGTGCATCTTCAGCGAGGTCACCCCGCACCTGACCTACACCCGAGGCACCACCCATCACGCCGTGGCCGAGCACCTGTACATCGCCTTCAACCAGCCGCGCTCGACCTACCCGCTGCTGGCCCCTCCCGGGCAGCCGTGGCCGAGGGACAAGAAGATCCCCGGCAAGTACGACCCGGCCAACCCGGACGCTCCCGGACTGCACCGCATCACCAAGAAGTTGCACCCGGACGAGACCAAGGCCAACAAGGACCACAAGGACGGCGCTTGCTTCAAGACCGGCCCGGAGCGCGACCTGTACCGGGACACGGGCCTGCCCAACGGAACCAACCCCGGTGAGCAGTGCGACGAGTACCCCTTCGCCTCCACCCTGGAAGGAGCGGGCAACGCCAGCTGGGACTTCTCAGTGAAGTCGGTGCCGGCGAAGGACAACCGCGTCGCGGGCGGAATGCTGCGCGATTACTACGTCGATGACCGGATGCTGGCCTGGGACAAGGGCCTGGACCGCCCCTCCGAGACCAACGACCGCTTCTACATGAAGATCGACTAA
- a CDS encoding DUF6461 domain-containing protein, whose protein sequence is MVDLSELFGEGWCVTLAHLAPALALERMGVRDVADVADGLQLATERLEADGTQPDVLLLGRELRDGWSLVVELEGTQGWAGMDRAVLAALSAGGRVAVSAFEDPNQLMVHVAADGQVVCELDAITGRLPYEVGDTEETVGGLLSLGFSRDDEPTGQVAAAGAADRVVLALHAVTGVELQEEDFDGPWLGGLSAAGG, encoded by the coding sequence ATGGTGGATCTGTCGGAACTGTTCGGTGAGGGCTGGTGTGTGACGCTCGCTCACCTTGCGCCTGCTCTGGCTCTTGAGCGGATGGGCGTGCGCGATGTGGCAGACGTCGCTGATGGGCTGCAGTTGGCGACCGAGCGGCTGGAAGCCGACGGTACGCAGCCGGACGTGCTGCTGCTCGGACGCGAGCTTCGGGACGGCTGGTCGCTGGTTGTGGAATTGGAGGGCACCCAGGGCTGGGCGGGGATGGACCGTGCGGTGCTCGCGGCATTGTCCGCGGGCGGGCGGGTGGCTGTTTCCGCGTTCGAGGACCCCAACCAGTTGATGGTTCACGTGGCGGCCGACGGCCAGGTGGTGTGTGAGCTTGATGCCATCACCGGGCGACTGCCCTACGAGGTCGGCGACACAGAAGAGACGGTCGGCGGTTTGCTGTCCTTGGGCTTCTCTCGCGATGACGAGCCGACCGGCCAGGTGGCCGCGGCGGGCGCTGCCGACCGCGTCGTGCTGGCGCTGCACGCGGTGACGGGCGTGGAGCTGCAAGAAGAAGACTTCGACGGTCCCTGGCTCGGCGGTCTGAGCGCGGCAGGCGGGTGA
- a CDS encoding excalibur calcium-binding domain-containing protein, whose protein sequence is MTSPYTPAPPATGRPAPKWARKRYVLPALGLAFFIGIGAGASDSQPKDDAKPAAAKAAPSATVTETVTASPTAKPKPAPTVTKTVEVEVEVTKTVTEEPASGSGGGYSSGDDDSSGGGSVYYQNCDAARAAGAAPVHRGEPGYGSHLDRDGDGTGCDS, encoded by the coding sequence ATGACCAGCCCATACACGCCCGCACCTCCCGCCACCGGCCGCCCCGCCCCCAAGTGGGCCCGTAAGCGGTACGTGCTGCCTGCGCTCGGCCTCGCGTTCTTCATCGGTATCGGAGCCGGCGCCAGCGACAGCCAGCCGAAGGACGACGCCAAGCCCGCTGCGGCCAAGGCGGCCCCGTCCGCGACGGTCACCGAAACCGTCACGGCGAGCCCTACCGCCAAGCCGAAGCCTGCCCCCACCGTCACCAAGACCGTCGAAGTAGAGGTGGAGGTGACGAAGACCGTCACCGAAGAACCCGCCAGCGGATCCGGCGGCGGATACAGCAGCGGCGATGACGACAGCAGCGGCGGCGGCAGCGTCTACTACCAGAACTGCGACGCCGCCCGTGCCGCCGGCGCCGCACCCGTCCACCGCGGCGAACCCGGCTACGGCTCCCACCTAGACCGAGACGGCGACGGCACCGGCTGCGACAGCTGA
- a CDS encoding ROK family protein translates to MSSHRHAAPSPDDVLIAALDIGGTKIAGALVTSAGALVHHVRHATPAQESADTLLDAVYQVVNGLAAAPQWEDVRALGIGSAGPVDLAHGSVSPVNIPAWRDFPLVESVSAHPALAHRPVVLAGDAVAMAAGEHRHGAARGHGNALCLVVSTGVGAGLILDGQVRHGLTGNAGHLGHISVDFGGEPCPCGASGCLEGIASGTAITRHALSLGWRPPATADASAVATAARAGDMAAVAAFDRAARALAAGIAATAALVEIDIAVVGGGVAQAGDVFFSPLNHHLRRYAAMPFLHHLRAVPAALGPDSGLVGAAALAEAAASAATNLLVDGRQ, encoded by the coding sequence ATGAGTAGTCATCGACACGCCGCCCCGTCCCCGGACGATGTCCTGATAGCTGCCCTTGACATCGGAGGGACCAAGATCGCGGGAGCGCTCGTCACTTCGGCCGGCGCCCTCGTCCACCACGTGCGCCACGCCACCCCGGCGCAGGAATCCGCGGACACACTTCTCGACGCCGTGTACCAGGTGGTGAACGGCCTGGCCGCCGCCCCGCAGTGGGAAGACGTTCGCGCATTGGGGATCGGCAGCGCCGGCCCGGTCGACCTGGCGCACGGATCCGTCAGCCCCGTCAACATCCCCGCTTGGCGCGACTTCCCGCTCGTCGAATCCGTCAGCGCACATCCGGCGCTGGCGCACAGGCCTGTCGTGCTGGCGGGCGACGCGGTGGCCATGGCCGCAGGCGAGCACCGCCATGGTGCCGCGCGCGGCCACGGGAACGCACTGTGCCTGGTCGTGTCTACGGGCGTGGGGGCCGGTCTAATCCTCGACGGCCAAGTGCGCCACGGCCTCACCGGCAACGCCGGTCACCTCGGGCACATCAGCGTCGACTTCGGCGGCGAACCCTGCCCGTGCGGTGCGAGTGGTTGCCTGGAAGGCATCGCCAGCGGCACGGCCATCACGCGGCACGCGCTTTCACTCGGCTGGAGGCCGCCCGCGACAGCGGACGCATCAGCGGTCGCGACAGCGGCCCGAGCCGGTGACATGGCCGCTGTCGCCGCGTTCGACCGTGCGGCCCGCGCCCTGGCAGCCGGTATCGCCGCCACGGCGGCACTGGTCGAGATCGACATCGCCGTGGTCGGTGGGGGCGTCGCCCAGGCAGGCGACGTGTTCTTCTCTCCGCTCAACCACCATCTGCGACGCTACGCGGCGATGCCCTTTCTGCATCATCTGCGTGCCGTTCCGGCCGCATTGGGTCCCGATTCCGGCCTGGTCGGCGCAGCGGCCCTGGCGGAAGCCGCAGCATCGGCTGCCACGAACCTGCTCGTCGACGGCCGCCAGTGA
- a CDS encoding extracellular solute-binding protein produces MRRSWVTLVAATMVAATACSGQGGDERGEIAAPPSDPAKVAGEITVLTNRTDQISDGTLEKYAAEFRKVYPGVKVKFEGLTDYEGETKIRMNTDKYGDVLLIPNSLSVEQYPTFFAPLGKADELSAKFDYTDHATVDGQVYGLANIGVANGFVYNKAVWAKAGITDWPATPEEFVTDLETIKAKTGAVPYYTNYKDGWPLTNWTNAIGSPECDSGAYDALAKTGKPWAEGSDLYTIDKLLYTIVEKKLSEPDPTTTNWEDSKAQIGTGKVASMWLGSWAISQMRAAAEAAGENPDDIGFMPFPAQKDGKFCSVLRPDYQYAVNVHSDKKAAARAWIDWYITKSGQAAAEGSISSVKGAPLPDTLKAFADNDVTTIPQHQKNRAEVNEIDKASEIGITAQDYRQKLVDVARGAADGDMDSYFGELNGKWSEAQQTLGG; encoded by the coding sequence ATGCGGAGAAGTTGGGTGACTCTCGTGGCTGCGACCATGGTGGCGGCCACGGCCTGTAGCGGTCAGGGAGGCGACGAGCGTGGCGAAATCGCCGCTCCGCCGAGTGATCCGGCGAAGGTGGCGGGCGAGATTACGGTGCTGACCAACAGGACGGACCAGATATCCGACGGCACGCTGGAGAAGTACGCCGCCGAGTTCCGCAAGGTGTACCCGGGTGTGAAGGTCAAGTTCGAGGGTCTGACCGACTACGAGGGCGAGACCAAGATCCGGATGAACACCGACAAGTACGGTGACGTCTTGCTGATCCCCAACTCCCTGTCCGTCGAGCAGTACCCCACCTTCTTCGCCCCGTTGGGCAAGGCCGACGAACTGTCGGCGAAGTTCGACTACACCGACCACGCCACCGTGGACGGTCAGGTCTACGGCCTCGCCAACATCGGCGTGGCCAACGGATTCGTCTACAACAAGGCGGTCTGGGCGAAGGCCGGCATCACGGACTGGCCCGCCACGCCGGAGGAGTTCGTCACGGATCTGGAGACGATCAAGGCGAAGACCGGCGCCGTCCCGTACTACACGAACTACAAGGACGGCTGGCCACTGACCAACTGGACGAACGCCATCGGTTCTCCCGAGTGCGACTCCGGTGCCTACGACGCGCTGGCGAAGACCGGGAAACCCTGGGCCGAGGGTTCGGACCTGTACACGATCGACAAGCTGCTCTACACGATCGTCGAGAAGAAGCTGAGCGAACCCGACCCCACCACGACCAACTGGGAAGACTCCAAGGCGCAGATCGGGACTGGCAAGGTCGCCTCGATGTGGCTCGGTTCCTGGGCGATCTCCCAGATGCGCGCCGCGGCGGAGGCGGCCGGTGAAAACCCTGACGACATCGGGTTCATGCCGTTCCCCGCGCAGAAGGACGGGAAGTTCTGCTCCGTCCTGCGTCCCGACTACCAGTACGCGGTCAACGTCCACTCCGACAAGAAGGCCGCCGCCCGCGCGTGGATCGACTGGTACATCACCAAGTCCGGCCAGGCCGCGGCCGAAGGATCCATCTCCTCCGTGAAGGGTGCCCCGCTGCCCGACACGCTGAAGGCGTTCGCCGACAACGATGTCACCACCATTCCGCAGCATCAGAAGAACCGCGCCGAGGTCAACGAAATCGACAAGGCGTCGGAGATCGGGATCACCGCGCAGGACTACCGGCAGAAGCTCGTCGACGTCGCCCGCGGCGCGGCCGACGGTGACATGGACAGCTACTTCGGCGAATTGAACGGGAAGTGGTCCGAGGCTCAGCAGACCCTCGGCGGCTGA